Proteins encoded by one window of Mustela erminea isolate mMusErm1 chromosome 5, mMusErm1.Pri, whole genome shotgun sequence:
- the GREM1 gene encoding gremlin-1, whose protein sequence is MPRTRCALRGPGDPVCSESRTLYLADPTPSRGGSGRGRTPRPASRAQAPETRSTDSMSRTAYTVGALLLLLGTLLPTAEGKKKGSQGAIPPPDKAQHNDSEQTQSPQQPGSRNRGRGQGRGTAMPGEEVLESSQEALHVTERKYLKRDWCKTQPLKQTIHEEGCNSRTIINRFCYGQCNSFYIPRHIRKEEGSFQSCSFCKPKKFTTMMVTLNCPELQPPTKKKRVTRVKQCRCISIDLD, encoded by the exons ATGCCCCGCACTCGGTGCGCCCTCCGCGGACCGGGCGACCCAGTGTGCAGCGAGAGCCGTACTCTCTATCTGGCTGACCCCACGCCAAGCCGGGGCGGCTCGGGCCGCGGTCGCACACCGCGCCCCGCGTCGAGAGCGCAGGCCCCGGAGACCCGCAGCACTGACAG CATGAGCCGCACGGCCTACACTGTGggagccctgcttctcctcttggGGACCCTGCTGCCCACCGCcgaagggaagaagaaggggtCCCAAGGGGCCATCCCTCCACCAGACAAGGCCCAGCACAATGACTCCGAGCAGACTCAGTCTCCCCAGCAACCGGGCTCCAGGAATCGGGGGCGTGGCCAAGGCCGTGGCACTGCCATGCCCGGGGAGGAGGTGCTGGAGTCCAGCCAGGAGGCCCTGCACGTGACCGAGCGCAAATACCTGAAGCGAGACTGGTGCAAAACCCAGCCGCTGAAGCAGACCATCCACGAGGAGGGCTGCAACAGCCGTACCATCATCAACCGCTTCTGCTACGGCCAGTGCAACTCCTTCTACATCCCCAGGCACATCCGGAAGGAGGAAGGCTCCTTCCAGTCCTGCTCCTTCTGCAAGCCCAAGAAGTTCACCACCATGATGGTCACGCTCAACTGCCCCGAACTGCAGCCGCCCACCAAGAAGAAGAGGGTCACGCGAGTCAAACAGTGTCGATGCATATCCATCGATTTGGATTAA